The proteins below come from a single Sorghum bicolor cultivar BTx623 chromosome 4, Sorghum_bicolor_NCBIv3, whole genome shotgun sequence genomic window:
- the LOC8055344 gene encoding phosphoenolpyruvate/phosphate translocator 2, chloroplastic produces the protein MQSAAAFRPCPAGAGAGAGQLVSRNPSRGPLLPVPARPLRVVVSAATTRALGLGRLRLSASPDDRSGQRQVSCGAAGDAVAAPSAEEGGGFMKTLWLGSLFGLWYLFNIYFNIYNKQVLKVFPYPINITEAQFAVGSVVSLFFWTTGIIKRPKISGAQLAAILPLAIVHTMGNLFTNMSLGKVAVSFTHTIKAMEPFFSVLLSAIFLGEFPTVWVVASLLPIVGGVALASLTEASFNWIGFWSAMASNVTFQSRNVLSKKLMVKKEESLDNLNLFSIITVMSFFVLAPVTFFTEGVKITPTFLQSAGLNVNQVLTRSLLAGLCFHAYQQVSYMILAMVSPVTHSVGNCVKRVVVIVTSVLFFRTPVSPINSLGTAIALAGVFLYSQLKRLKPKPKTP, from the exons ATGCAGAGCGCCGCGGCTTTCCGGCCGTgccccgccggcgccggcgccggcgccgggcaGCTGGTGAGCCGTAATCCTAGCCGGGGCCCCCTCCTCCCGGTCCCGGCCCGCCCGCTCCGCGTCGTCGTCTCCGCCGCTACCACTCGCGCTCTGGGTCTCGGGCGGCTGCGCCTGTCAGCCTCGCCGGATGATCGGTCCGGCCAGCGACAGGTGTCGTGTGGCGCGGCCGGGGACGCTGTGGCGGCCCCGAGTGCGGAggaaggcggcggcttcatgaAGACGCTGTGGCTCGGCTCGCTCTTCGGCCTCTGGTACCTCTTCAACATCTACTTCAACATCTATAACAAGCAG GTTCTCAAGGTTTTCCCATACCCCATAAACATCACAGAAGCTCAATTTGCTGTCGGATCTGTAGTATCTTTGTTCTTTTGGACCACTGGTATTATTAAGAGGCCAAAGATTTCTGGAGCGCAG CTTGCAGCCATCCTACCTCTGGCTATTGTTCACACTATGGGCAATCTCTTCACCAACATGAGCCTTGGGAAAGTTGCAGTATCATTTACGCACACCATCAAGGCTATGGAACCTTTCTTTTCTGTTCTTCTTTCTGCAATTTTCCTCGGCGAG TTTCCTACTGTTTGGGTAGTAGCATCTCTTCTTCCAATTGTTGGTGGTGTTGCATTGGCATCTCTTACTGAGGCATCCTTTAACTG GATTGGCTTTTGGAGTGCAATGGCTTCAAATGTTACCTTTCAATCCCGGAATGTACTGAGCAAGAAGCTCATGGTTAAGAAAGAG GAATCCTTGGACAACCTTAATCTCTTCTCTATCATTACAGTGATGTCATTTTTCGTTTTGGCCCCTGTTACCTTCTTTACTGAAGGTGTCAAAATTACTCCTACATTTTTGCAATCTGCT GGTCTGAATGTAAACCAGGTCCTTACAAGGTCTCTTCTTGCTGGACTGTGTTTCCATGCATACCAACAG GTGTCTTACATGATTTTGGCGATGGTGTCTCCTGTCACTCATTCTGTGGGCAACTGTGTTAAGCGTGTTGTGGTCATTGTAACATCAGTGTTGTTCTTCAGGACACCTGTTTCTCCTATCAACTCTCTCG GTACTGCGATTGCACTTGCCGGAGTTTTCCTGTACTCACAGCTCAAAAGACTCAAGCCCAAGCCGAAGACTCCTTAA
- the LOC8055345 gene encoding 26S proteasome non-ATPase regulatory subunit 12 homolog A, which translates to MEGDSTNLDAAIESLLNVEKQMRLAGDVAGTRKAVIDIVELCYKAGAWKTLNDQIVLLSKRRGQLKQAITAMVQKAMDYIDLTPDIDTRIELIKTLSSVSAGKIYVEIERARLIKRLAKIKEEQGQIDEAADLMQEVAVETFGSMAKTEKIAFILEQVRLCLDRQDYVRAQILSRKISTRVFDADPSKEKKKPKEGDNIVQDAPADIPSLLELKRIYYELMIRYYSHNNDYLEICRCYKAIYDIPAIKEDPTKWIPILRKICWYLVLAPHDPMQSSLLNATLEDKNLSEIPNFRLLLKQLVTMEVIQWTNLWEFFKEEYEKEENLLGGALGAKASEDLKLRIIEHNILVVSKYYARVTLKRLADLLCLTLQEAEKHLSDMVNSKALIAKIDRPMGVVSFQTSQDSNGTLNSWATNLERLLDLVEKSCHEIHKETMIHKAVLKV; encoded by the exons ATG GAGGGCGACAGTACCAACCTCGATGCGGCGATAGAGTCGCTCCTGAATGTCGAGAAGCAGATGAGGCTGGCCGGAGATGTCGCCGGCACTAGGAAGGCCGTCATCGACATCGTTGAGCTCTGCTACAAGGCCGGCGCGTGGAAGACGCTAAACGACCAGATCGTTCTCCTCTCTAAGAGGAGAGGCCAGCTTAAGCAG GCCATTACTGCTATGGTTCAGAAAGCAATGGACTACATTGATTTGACACCAGACATTGACACACGTATTGAGCTAATCAAAACACTGAGCAGCGTCTCTGCTGGCAAA ATTTATGTTGAGATAGAGAGAGCAAGGTTGATCAAAAGACTTGCAAAAATCAAAGAGGAGCAGGGACAGATTGACGAGGCTGCTGATTTGATGCAAGAAGTTGCT GTTGAAACATTTGGCTCTATGGCAAAGACGGAGAAAATTGCTTTCATTCTTGAGCAG GTCCGGCTATGCCTAGATCGGCAAGATTATGTCAGAGCACAAATTTTATCAAGGAAAATCAGTACTAGAGTATTTGATGCAGATCCAtcaaaggaaaaaaagaaaccAAAGGAAGGTGACAATATTGTTCAGGATGCTCCTGCAGATATTCCTTCCCTCCTAGAATTGAAGCGCATCTACTACGAACTGATGATTCG ATATTATTCTCACAACAATGATTACTTGGAAATCTGCCGTTGTTACAAGGCTATTTATGATATTCCAGCAATTAAAGAGGATCCAACAAAGTGGATACcg ATTCTTAGGAAGATCTGTTGGTACTTGGTGCTAGCACCTCATGATCCTATGCAATCGAGCCTTCTCAATGCTACACTAGAGGATAAAAACCTTTCAGAAATCCCAAATTTCAG GTTATTGCTGAAGCAGCTGGTCACCATGGAGGTGATACAGTGGACAAATTTGTGGGAATTCTTCAAGGAGGAATATGAGAAAGAGGAGAATCTTCTCGGGGGAgctttgggtgccaaagcttcAGAAGATTTGAAACTGAGGATCATCGAACAT AATATCTTGGTTGTGTCCAAGTACTATGCAAGGGTTACCCTCAAGAGGCTTGCCGATCTTCTTTGCCTGACTTTGCAG GAGGCAGAGAAGCATCTCTCAGACATGGTTAACTCAAAAGCTCTGATTGCAAAGATCGACAGGCCGATGGGAGTTGTCAGCTTCCAGACAAGCCAAGACAGCAATGGCACACTGAACTCATGGGCTACGAACCTTGAAAGGCTTCTGGACCTTGTTGAGAAGAGCTGTCACGAAATACATAAAGAGACCATGATCCACAAGGCGGTGTTGAAAGTTTAA
- the LOC8055346 gene encoding uncharacterized protein LOC8055346, with the protein MLLKSKFKLATAIGIVLSMLSLLVHLFLANYSAGGITNYSMHMDDVLPFGQRPRPRRLWGPLIPLDHLHPFAKPSKSYAAPSKHNGFIYAKIYGGFEKIQSSICDLVAVARLLNATLVIPEIQATTRAKGISPKFKSFSYLYDEDHFIHALSSDVVIVHGLPKDLREARKRIKFPTVSPRNSATPEYYIKEVLPRLVKSKVLGIIVNGGNCLQSILPSSLEEFQKLRCRVAFHALRLRPQIQALGSQIVGRLRASGRPYVAYHPGLLRDTLAFHGCAELFQDIHTELIQHRRNQMIKRGTVKEQLTVDSVARKMAGLCPLMPEEVGLLLQALGYPPTTIIFLAGSETFGGQRMLIPLRAMFANLVDRTSLCSQRELLDLVGPEDPLTPDLPQPPPPKSEKQLTEEWKRAGPRPRPLPPPPARPFYAHEKEGWYGWIGENDTEPDASLIEFRRQAHRLLWDALDYFVSVEADAFFPGFHNDGSGWPDYSNLVMGHRLYKTPSGITYRPDRKIIAALFEDVNDHRYHPPRNWTIAAREHLNRSASVEGIVSSAMLSRPVSFLAHPLPECSCRTPKSPGVQPVKDSNGRFLFGGEEECPDWMARSLATASARNNEPQNEDYEDELPEDGSRSDTQESDRTDSNKSSEQDEEMDPDD; encoded by the exons ATGCTGCTCAAAAGCAAGTTTAAGTTGGCCACAGCCATTGGCATCGTGCTGTCGATGCTATCGCTGCTCGTGCACCTTTTTCTTGCTAATTATTCAGCTGGGGGCATTACAAACTACAGCATGCACATGGACGATGTCCTTCCATTTGGACAG AGGCCTCGACCACGGAGACTGTGGGGTCCATTGATCCCACTTGATCACTTGCATCCTTTTGCGAAACCTAGTAAATCATATGCTG CTCCCAGTAAGCATaatggttttatttatgcaaagATATATGGTGGATTTGAGAAGATACAGTCTTCA ATCTGTGATCTTGTTGCCGTCGCCAGGCTATTAAATGCCACTCTGGTTATTCCTGAGATACAAGCAACAACTCGTGCAAAAGGCATCAG TCCGAAGTTTAAAAGCTTTTCTTATCTATACGATGAAGATCATTTCATACATGCACTTTCCAGTGATGTGGTTATTGTGCATGGCTTGCCAAAGGATCTCAGAGAGGCTAGGAAAAGGATAAAATTTCCTACAGTATCTCCTAGGAATTCTGCTACTCCAGAATACTACatcaaagaagtattacccagaCTTGTAAAATCAAAAGTTCTTGGGATAATTGTTAATGGAGGTAATTGTCTTCAG TCAATTCTCCCTTCAAGCTTGGAGGAATTTCAGAAGCTTAGATGTAGGGTAGCTTTCCATGCTCTAAGGTTGCGCCCTCAAATTCAGGCTCTTGGGAGCCAAATAGTAGGAAG GTTGCGAGCATCTGGCCGTCCTTATGTGGCCTATCACCCAGGACTGCTTAGGGATACTCTAGCTTTTCATGGTTGCGCTGAACTGTTCCAG GATATTCATACAGAGCTTATTCAGCATAGAAGGAATCAGATGATTAAACGAGGAACAGTAAAGGAGCAGCTAACAGTTGATTCAGTGGCCAGGAAGATGGCTGGTTTGTGTCCACTCATGCCAGAAGAG GTTGGACTTCTACTTCAAGCATTAGGTTACCCACCAACTACAATAATATTCTTGGCTGGTTCCGAgacttttggtggacaaagaatgCTTATTCCTCTACGAGCTATGTTTGCTAACCTAGTTGATCGGACTTCATTATGTAGTCAGAGGGAGCTGCTTGATTTAGTTGGGCCAGAAGATCCTCTAACCCCAGATTTGCCGCAGCCTCCACCTCCCAAAAGTGAAAAACAACTCACTGAAGAATGGAAGAGAGCAGGGCCTCGTCCAAGACCTCTGCCTCCACCTCCTGCAAGGCCATTCTATGCACATGAGAAAGAAGGCTGGTATGGTTGGATTGGTGAGAATGACACAGAACCGGATGCTTCACTGATTGAGTTCAGGAGGCAAGCACACCGGTTGCTCTGGGATGCACTTGATTATTTTGTTTCTGTTGAAGCTGATGCCTTCTTCCCTGGGTTTCACAATGATGGGAGTGGTTGGCCAGACTACTCAAATTTGGTCATGGGGCACCGGTTATACAAAACACCTTCCGGTATAACCTACAGGCCTGACAG AAAGATTATTGCTGCGCTGTTTGAAGATGTTAATGATCATCGGTATCATCCACCGCGGAATTGGACGATTGCTGCACGTGAGCACCTCAACAGGAGTGCAAGTGTGGAAGGCATCGTGTCATCAGCTATGTTGTCAAGACCTGTATCTTTTCTCGCCCACCCTTTGCCAGAGTGCTCTTGCAGAACGCCAAAGTCACCTGGTGTTCAACCGGTGAAAGACAGCAATGGCAGATTCCTATTTGGAGGTGAGGaagagtgtcctgattggatGGCACGCAGCCTTGCAACAGCGTCTGCCAGGAATAATGAACCTCAAAATGAGGACTATGAGGATGAGTTGCCTGAAGATGGCTCTAGATCAGACACACAGGAATCTGACAGAACTGACTCGAATAAATCTTCGGAGCAAGATGAAGAGATGGATCCGGATGATTAG
- the LOC8084446 gene encoding plant intracellular Ras-group-related LRR protein 6: MERILKSARESGSLNLSNRSLREIPKEVYNNLDTGSQDEKWWEGVDLQKLILAHNNLEVLREDLRNLSSLVVLNISHNNISSLPAAIGDLPLLKSLDISFNQINTLPEEIGLATALVKVDFSNNFLTELPPSLAKCPDLSELKASNNNISRIPDVLAGCSKLSKLDLEGNKLVMLSENMFVSWTMLTELNLAKNLLTAIPSSIGALPKLIRLDMHQNKITSIPPSIKGCSSLAEFYMGNNLLSSIPADIGMLSKLGILDLHSNQLKEYPVGACNLKLSFLDLSNNSLSGLPAELGKMTTLRKLLLTGNPMRTLRSSLVSGPTTTLLKYLRSRLSSDEEASGSGSTPTKDDQIAAARRLSLSSKELDLSGLGVTSVPAAAWETSDVVKLDLSKNSIEDLPNELSLCSSLQSLVLSNNKIKKWPRTVVSSLPSLSSLKLDNNPLVEISSTDLVPLSKLEVLDLSGNASALPEPSAVSALPQLHELYLRRMKLHEFPNGLLGLKQLRILDLSQNSLTTVPEGIKNFTALIELDLSDNNITALPAELGLLEANLQVLKLDGNPLRSIRRTLLERGTKAILKYLKEKLPAE, encoded by the exons ATGGAACGGATCCTCAAGTCCGCCAGGGAGTCGGGCTCCCTCAACCTCTCCAATCGCTCCCTCAG GGAGATACCCAAAGAGGTGTACAACAACTTGGACACAGGCAGCCAGGACGAAAAATGGTGGGAG GGAGTGGACCTCCAAAAGCTCATTCTGGCTCACAATAACCTTGAGGTGTTAAGAGAAGACCTTAGAAACTTGTCTTCTCTTGTTGTTTTAAATATAAGCCACAACAACATATCTTCCCTTCCAGCAGCTATTGGAGA TCTCCCGTTGCTAAAATCACTGGACATATCTTTCAATCAAATAAACACTCTGCCTGAAGAGATTGGCCTGGCTACTGCTTTAGTCAA GGTTGATTTCTCAAATAATTTCCTTACTGAGCTTCCACCTAGCCTTGCCAAATGCCCGGACTTGTCCGAACTCAAG GCATCGAACAACAACATATCCAGAATACCTGATGTACTTgctggctgttccaagttaagTAAATTGGATCTAGAG GGTAACAAGCTTGTGATGCTTTCTGAAAACATGTTTGTGTCATGGACAATGCTCACAGAGTTGAATCTCG CAAAAAACCTGCTTACAGCCATCCCAAGTAGCATCGGAGCACTTCCAAAACTAATTCGCCTGGACATGCATCAGAATA AAATAACATCAATTCCTCCTTCCATAAAGGGTTGCTCTTCGCTAGCCGAGTTCTACATGGG AAATAACCTATTGTCTTCAATACCAGCTGATATTGGTATGCTATCAAAATTAGGCATACTTGATCTCCATTCTAATCAG CTAAAGGAGTATCCAGTTGGAGCCTGCAACCTCAAATTATCTTTCCTCGATCTATCGAATAACTCATTATCTGGTCTGCCCGCTGAACTAG GTAAAATGACTACCCTAAGAAAGCTTTTGCTTACTGGAAATCCTATGAGGACACTTAGGAG TTCATTGGTTTCTGGACCAACGACAACATTGCTGAAGTATCTGCGCAGTCGGCTTTCGTCTGATGAGGAAG CATCAGGATCTGGAAGCACCCCGACAAAAGATGACCAAATTGCTGCAGCAAGGCGATTGTCCTTATCTTCAAAG GAACTGGACTTGAGCGGTCTTGGTGTGACCAGTGTACCAGCTGCTGCGTGGGAGACAAGTGATGTGGTGAAACTGGATCTTTCTAAAAATTCAATAGAAGATCTACCAAACGAGTTGTCATTATGCTCATCACTTCAA TCCTTAGTTTTGTCTAATAACAAGATAAAAAAGTGGCCTCGCACAGTGGTTTCCTCTCTTCCCAGCTTGTCTTCCTTAAAGCTGGACAATAACCCCTTGGTAGAG ATATCATCCACTGATCTTGTGCCTCTGTCCAAACttgaagtacttgatctaagtgGCAATGCTTCAGCACTTCCTGAACCTTCTGCAGTTTCTGCATTACCACAGCTGCATGAGCTCTACCTAAG ACGAATGAAACTCCATGAATTTCCTAATGGTTTGTTGGGCCTAAAACAGCTTCGGATTCTTGACCTGAGTCAGAATAGCCTTACAACTGTGCCCGAG GGCATCAAGAATTTCACTGCTctcattgagcttgatctgtcaGACAACAATATAACAGCACTCCCAGCAGAGCTG GGATTACTTGAAGCTAACTTGCAAGTGTTGAAACTGGATGGAAATCCACTAAGAAG CATAAGACGAACTCTGTTGGAGCGAGGAACAAAAGCAATTCTCAAGTACCTCAAAGAAAAATTGCCTGCTGAATAA
- the LOC8055347 gene encoding probable prolyl 4-hydroxylase 3 → MAPSRPLMRGIRPPRVFPTRGGRASPYAVALTALLLVSAALLALIAFGVFSLPVSAPNAATTGAGGETESADARPARPRARRDLGEGLGERGAQWTEVISWEPRAFVYHNFLSKEECEYLIGLAKPHMVKSTVVDSTTGKSKDSRVRTSSGMFLQRGRDKVIRAIEKRIADYTFIPADHGEGLQVLHYEVGQKYEPHFDYFLDEFNTKNGGQRMATLLMYLSDVEEGGETIFPDANVNASSLPWYNELSECAKRGLSVKPKMGDALLFWSMKPDATLDPLSLHGGCPVIRGNKWSSTKWMHIHEYKA, encoded by the exons ATGGCGCCGTCGCGGCCGCTCATGCGGGGGATCCGCCCGCCGCGCGTCTTCCCGACCCGCGGCGGCCGCGCCTCGCCTTACGCCGTCGCGCTCACCGCCCTGCTCCTCGTCTCCGCCGCCCTCCTCGCGCTCATCGCCTTCGGCGTCTTCTCGCTCCCCGTGTCCGCGCCCAACGCCGCCACTACCGGCGCCGGTGGGGAGACCGAGTCCGCCGACGCTCGACCCGCGCGCCCCCGCGCCCGCCGCGACCTGGG GGAGGGGCTGGGAGAGCGCGGTGCGCAGTGGACCGAGGTCATCTCGTGGGAGCCCAGGGCTTTCGTCTACCACAACTTCCTG TCTAAGGAAGAGTGTGAATACCTAATTGGATTGGCCAAGCCTCACATGGTCAAATCAACAGTTGTCGACAGCACTACTGGTAAAAGCAAGGACAGCAGGGTCCGGACAAGTTCAGGCATGTTTCTTCAAAGAGGAAGAGACAAGGTTATTCGAGCAATTGAAAAGAGGATAGCAGACTATACCTTCATACCTGCAG ATCATGGTGAGGGACTCCAAGTGCTGCATTATGAAGTTGGGCAGAAGTATGAGCCTCACTTTGATTATTTTCTTGATGAGTTCAACACCAAGAATGGTGGTCAGAGGATGGCTACTCTTCTGATGTATCT ATCAGATGTTGAAGAAGGAGGTGAGACTATTTTCCCTGATGCAAATGTGAACGCCAGTTCTTTACCATGGTACAATGAGCTTTCAGAGTGTGCCAAAAGAGGCCTTTCTGTCAAACCAAAGATGGGAGAtgcacttcttttctggagcaTGAAACCAGATGCCACTCTGGACCCACTAAGTTTGCATG GGGGGTGTCCTGTGATTAGAGGAAATAAATGGTCCTCAACCAAGTGGATGCATATCCATGAGTACAAAGCTTGA